One window of Acropora palmata chromosome 1, jaAcrPala1.3, whole genome shotgun sequence genomic DNA carries:
- the LOC141889461 gene encoding ciliary microtubule inner protein 2B-like, with protein MSGARKSTLMTPDPYHIPGYCGYCPQFKYQIGETFGRTTSQLLTTTSVASSGRPVLSDIVPQPRPPKDDRRALIATRSRNLGDQKLCERMVPNYTGYIPKGEHYFGKPYADTCLSAIASFQGDQVKHHRKIQDLRTIADVQAGKEVPAELLSKNTKTTTKYKTPLQSITVRPKAYYSPYALQHSLSPFIMSNDDPKKFLMSGYTGFVPRARGEMGMGYPLLTNKALCEFTNESERLRRVKDLPVVVERPGIKIVDTKPIYMMDSGQVPHYTGHVPGEKFRYGMTFGYSTQNAMPKKALTV; from the exons ATGAGCGGAGCAAGAAAATCCACTCTTATGACTCCGGACCCTTATCATATACCAGG GTACTGCGGCTACTGTCCTCAGTTTAAGTACCAAATCGGTGAAACATTTGGCCGAACAACCTCGCAGCTACTGACAACAACTTCAGTCGCGAGCTCTGGTAGACCTGTGTTGTCCGACATTGTCCCTCAACCTCGGCCTCCGAAGGACGACAGAAGAGCTTTAATTGCGACTAGATCTCGAAATCTTGGTGATCAAAAGCTCTGTGAACGGATGGTGCCGAATTATACCG GTTACATTCCCAAAGGAGAGCACTACTTTGGCAAGCCATACGCGGACACTTGCCTCAGTGCCATTGCCAGCTTCCAGGGAGATCAAGTCAAACACCATCGTAAAATCCAAGACTTGAGAACCATCGCTGATGTGCAAGCAGGCAAGGAGGTCCCTGCAGAGCTACTATCCAAAAACACAAAGACCACAACAAAATAcaagacgcctctgcagtcgATCACAGTCAGGCCTAAGGCGTACTATTCGCCGTATGCGCTACAGCACTCCCTTTCACCTTTCATAATGAGCAACGACGACCCTAAGAAGTTCCTCATGTCTGGTTATACGGGATTTGTCCCGCGCGCTCGCGGTGAAATGGGCATGGGGTACCCGCTGTTGACAAACAAGGCTCTTTGTGAGTTCACCAATGAAAGCGAGCGTTTGAGGCGGGTCAAGGATCTACCAGTAGTAGTTGAGCGTCCTGGGATCAAGATAGTGGACACCAAACCGATTTACATGATGGATTCGGGTCAGGTCCCGCATTACACCGGCCATGTTCCAG GTGAGAAGTTCAGATATGGAATGACGTTTGGTTACAGCACACAGAATGCAATGCCAAAGAAAGCGCTCACGGTTTGA
- the LOC141889418 gene encoding guanine nucleotide-binding protein-like 1 isoform X2, translating to MPRKKPFSNKQKKKQLQEKREKKRGVGLDETNKSSNDGNSADTEGEAESEIGEIKSDIVKLHNQPVGVQDGHRKHDPNRYRLQFDRESKSEIEARKKAAQEPLQLVAQETLEVSLETTYKPGSVLDMPKRPPWNYNMSKEQVERSEQTMFENFLDMIYDECKLSELSYFERNLETWRQLWRVLEVADIVVLITDIRHPVLHFPPTLYSHIIQDLKKKLVLVLNKIDLVAPEVVTAWKHYFMSKFEQLNIVCFTSFPKDEAERTKDPSKVLSKRRRRKRCFFPVGPRSLLEACESLWGDKIDLSSWHRKISEQEKGEGEGILYDDYGSSEESEEEEGRSFEDIEQNQTIMTLGLVGHPNVGKSSVLNGLVGHKVVSTSRTPGHTKHFQTIFLTPNVRLCDCPGLVFPSVVGKQLQILSGMYPISQVQEPYSVVGYLVSRVPLVDLLQLVHPLNREDSDNEGGVGSHDHPWSAWDVCDAWAHKRGFQTAKAGRTDVYRGANSLLRLAVDGKIVMCVYPPNFIAKRDSWKQHPDTQEIAVLQERHSESRRLRQQEHEGDADCASHFLAPPGRSKKDERPSSDGDDEREGEESEIVSSNPFALLSDE from the exons ATGCCGCGGAAAAAGCCTTTCAGcaacaaacagaaaaagaaacagctaCAGGAAAAACGGGAAAAGAAGCGCGGTGTTGGCCTTG ATGAGACAAACAAGTCCTCCAACGATGGGAACTCTGCCGACACTGAAGGAGAAGCGGAATCAGAGATAGGAGAAATCAAATCAGATATTGTCAAATTGCATAATCAGCCTGTTGGTGTGCAAGACGGACACAGAAAGCACGATCCAAATAG GTATCGTCTGCAATTTGATCGTGAATCCAAGTCGGAAATTGAAGCAAGAAAAAAGGCTGCTCAAGAACCTCTTCAACTTGTTGCTCag GAAACTCTTGAGGTGAGCTTAGAAACCACTTACAAACCTGGATCAG TACTGGATATGCCAAAACGACCTCCATGGAATTACAATATGAGTAAAGAACAAGTTGAGAGATCAGAGCAAACAatgtttgaaaactttttggACATGATATATGATGAATGCAAGCTTTCAGAACTGAGTTACTTTGAGCGCAACTTGGAG ACTTGGAGACAGCTGTGGAGGGTTTTAGAGGTGGCAGATATTGTTGTGCTCATCACAGATATACGTCACCCA GTTCTCCATTTTCCTCCAACTCTCTACTCTCACATCATTCaagatttgaaaaagaaattagtGCTGGTCTTGAACAAG ATAGATCTAGTAGCTCCTGAGGTGGTCACTGCCTGgaaacattattttatgtcCAAGTTCGAGCAGCTGAATATTGTGTGTTTCACATCATTTCCAAAAGATGAAGCCGAGAGGACAAAAGACCCAAGCAAAG TTTTATCGAAGCGCCGCCGTCGGAAAAGATGTTTCTTTCCTGTTGGTCCTCGGAGTCTCCTTGAAGCATGTGAAAGTTTATGGGGAGATAAAA TTGATCTCAGTAGTTGGCATAGGAAAATCAGTGAACAAGAAAAAGGAGAGGGCGAAGGAATTCTTTATGATGATTACGGCAGTTCTGAGGAGTCAGAAG agGAAGAAGGTAGAAGTTTTGAAGATATTGAGCAAAATCAGACCATTATGACCCTTGGCCTCGTAG GTCACCCGAATGTTGGAAAATCATCTGTTCTCAACGGCTTGGTCGGGCATAAG GTGGTCAGCACGTCACGCACTCCAGGTCACACCAAGCATTTCCAAACCATCTTTCTTACACCCAATGTAAGATTGTGTGACTGTCCAGGGCTCGTCTTTCCCTCTGTTGTGGGCAAACAACTCCAg atcTTGTCTGGGATGTATCCCATTTCTCAAGTGCAAGAACCCTACAGCGTCGTAGGATATCTCGTTTCCAGAGTGCCCCTAGTCGATCTTCTGCAGCTGGTCCATCCCTTAAACAGAGAGGACTCAGATAACGAGGGAGGGGTGGGAAGCCACGACCACCCTTGGTCTGCATGGGATGTGTGTGACG CCTGGGCCCATAAGCGAGGTTTCCAAACAGCCAAGGCGGGGCGAACTGACGTTTATCGAGGAG CTAACAGTCTTCTAAGACTTGCTGTAGACGGAAAGATTGTAATGTGTGTCTACCCACCGAACTTCATCGCCAAGCGAG ATTCGTGGAAGCAGCACCCTGACACGCAGGAAATCGCCGTTCTGCAGGAAAGACACTCGGAAAGCAGGCGATTGCGTCAACAGGAGCACGAAGGAGATGCCGACTGTGCTTCGCATTTTCTTGCCCCTCCGGGAAGAAGCAAGAAAGATGAAAGACCAAGTAGTGATGGAGATGATGAACGAGAGGGTGAGGAAAGTGAGATCGTCTCCAGCAACCCGTTTGCTCTCTTGTCGGACGAGTAA
- the LOC141889418 gene encoding guanine nucleotide-binding protein-like 1 isoform X1, giving the protein MPRKKPFSNKQKKKQLQEKREKKRGVGLDETNKSSNDGNSADTEGEAESEIGEIKSDIVKLHNQPVGVQDGHRKHDPNRYRLQFDRESKSEIEARKKAAQEPLQLVAQETLEVSLETTYKPGSVLDMPKRPPWNYNMSKEQVERSEQTMFENFLDMIYDECKLSELSYFERNLETWRQLWRVLEVADIVVLITDIRHPVLHFPPTLYSHIIQDLKKKLVLVLNKIDLVAPEVVTAWKHYFMSKFEQLNIVCFTSFPKDEAERTKDPSKVLSKRRRRKRCFFPVGPRSLLEACESLWGDKIDLSSWHRKISEQEKGEGEGILYDDYGSSEESEAEEEGRSFEDIEQNQTIMTLGLVGHPNVGKSSVLNGLVGHKVVSTSRTPGHTKHFQTIFLTPNVRLCDCPGLVFPSVVGKQLQILSGMYPISQVQEPYSVVGYLVSRVPLVDLLQLVHPLNREDSDNEGGVGSHDHPWSAWDVCDAWAHKRGFQTAKAGRTDVYRGANSLLRLAVDGKIVMCVYPPNFIAKRDSWKQHPDTQEIAVLQERHSESRRLRQQEHEGDADCASHFLAPPGRSKKDERPSSDGDDEREGEESEIVSSNPFALLSDE; this is encoded by the exons ATGCCGCGGAAAAAGCCTTTCAGcaacaaacagaaaaagaaacagctaCAGGAAAAACGGGAAAAGAAGCGCGGTGTTGGCCTTG ATGAGACAAACAAGTCCTCCAACGATGGGAACTCTGCCGACACTGAAGGAGAAGCGGAATCAGAGATAGGAGAAATCAAATCAGATATTGTCAAATTGCATAATCAGCCTGTTGGTGTGCAAGACGGACACAGAAAGCACGATCCAAATAG GTATCGTCTGCAATTTGATCGTGAATCCAAGTCGGAAATTGAAGCAAGAAAAAAGGCTGCTCAAGAACCTCTTCAACTTGTTGCTCag GAAACTCTTGAGGTGAGCTTAGAAACCACTTACAAACCTGGATCAG TACTGGATATGCCAAAACGACCTCCATGGAATTACAATATGAGTAAAGAACAAGTTGAGAGATCAGAGCAAACAatgtttgaaaactttttggACATGATATATGATGAATGCAAGCTTTCAGAACTGAGTTACTTTGAGCGCAACTTGGAG ACTTGGAGACAGCTGTGGAGGGTTTTAGAGGTGGCAGATATTGTTGTGCTCATCACAGATATACGTCACCCA GTTCTCCATTTTCCTCCAACTCTCTACTCTCACATCATTCaagatttgaaaaagaaattagtGCTGGTCTTGAACAAG ATAGATCTAGTAGCTCCTGAGGTGGTCACTGCCTGgaaacattattttatgtcCAAGTTCGAGCAGCTGAATATTGTGTGTTTCACATCATTTCCAAAAGATGAAGCCGAGAGGACAAAAGACCCAAGCAAAG TTTTATCGAAGCGCCGCCGTCGGAAAAGATGTTTCTTTCCTGTTGGTCCTCGGAGTCTCCTTGAAGCATGTGAAAGTTTATGGGGAGATAAAA TTGATCTCAGTAGTTGGCATAGGAAAATCAGTGAACAAGAAAAAGGAGAGGGCGAAGGAATTCTTTATGATGATTACGGCAGTTCTGAGGAGTCAGAAG cagagGAAGAAGGTAGAAGTTTTGAAGATATTGAGCAAAATCAGACCATTATGACCCTTGGCCTCGTAG GTCACCCGAATGTTGGAAAATCATCTGTTCTCAACGGCTTGGTCGGGCATAAG GTGGTCAGCACGTCACGCACTCCAGGTCACACCAAGCATTTCCAAACCATCTTTCTTACACCCAATGTAAGATTGTGTGACTGTCCAGGGCTCGTCTTTCCCTCTGTTGTGGGCAAACAACTCCAg atcTTGTCTGGGATGTATCCCATTTCTCAAGTGCAAGAACCCTACAGCGTCGTAGGATATCTCGTTTCCAGAGTGCCCCTAGTCGATCTTCTGCAGCTGGTCCATCCCTTAAACAGAGAGGACTCAGATAACGAGGGAGGGGTGGGAAGCCACGACCACCCTTGGTCTGCATGGGATGTGTGTGACG CCTGGGCCCATAAGCGAGGTTTCCAAACAGCCAAGGCGGGGCGAACTGACGTTTATCGAGGAG CTAACAGTCTTCTAAGACTTGCTGTAGACGGAAAGATTGTAATGTGTGTCTACCCACCGAACTTCATCGCCAAGCGAG ATTCGTGGAAGCAGCACCCTGACACGCAGGAAATCGCCGTTCTGCAGGAAAGACACTCGGAAAGCAGGCGATTGCGTCAACAGGAGCACGAAGGAGATGCCGACTGTGCTTCGCATTTTCTTGCCCCTCCGGGAAGAAGCAAGAAAGATGAAAGACCAAGTAGTGATGGAGATGATGAACGAGAGGGTGAGGAAAGTGAGATCGTCTCCAGCAACCCGTTTGCTCTCTTGTCGGACGAGTAA
- the LOC141889466 gene encoding peptidyl-prolyl cis-trans isomerase-like 3: MSVTLHTELGDLKIELFCEDTPKASENFLALCASNYYDNCVFHRNIKGFMVQTGDPTGSGKGGKSIWGKKFADELSPSLRHNARGTVSMANNGQDTNGSQFFICYAKQPHLDMKYTVFGKVIDGLETLDDLEKLPVNEKSYRPLTDVRIKSVTVHANPIADKIG, from the exons ATG tCCGTCACGTTGCACACTGAACTTGGAGACTTAAAAATCGAACTCTTCTGCGAAGATACCCCAAAGGCTTCCGAG AACTTCTTAGCTCTTTGTGCAAGTAACTACTATGACAACTGTGTTTTCCACAG gaacATAAAGGGCTTTATGGTGCAGACTGGTGACCCTACAG GAAGTGGCAAAGGGGGGAAAAGCATTTGGGGCAAAAAGTTTGCTGATGAGCTTAGTCCATCATTGAGG CACAATGCAAGAGGAACAGTGTCCATGGCAAACAATGGGCAGGATACAAATGGATCTCAGTTTTTCATCTGTTATGCAAAACAGCCACATTTGGACATGAAGTACACCGTCTTTGGAAA AGTTATTGATGGCTTGGAAACTCTTGATGACTTAGAAAAATTGCCCGTGAACGAAAAATCCTACCGGCCTCTCACTGACGTCCGCATAAAAAGTGTGACAGTTCATGCTAATCCCATCGCTGATAAAATCGGCTGA